The Anabas testudineus chromosome 11, fAnaTes1.2, whole genome shotgun sequence genome has a segment encoding these proteins:
- the si:ch211-80h18.1 gene encoding homeotic protein ocelliless isoform X7 encodes MLPPNLLIVSLAVFLATTVSTAPFGEKEQEEVEVEATEEGELSEEEEGVLGGQQTTTAAAAGGSDVSIAAGASSNIQELSISSSQSAGGGAHDGTAGSSAGSPGSAETEPSRVSADLSQPAGADRPVASSLTETNGSDGVDSASNGNGQKLLNGGGGGGQADSQAGVLDSLGNGFPHLDYTGECPGTNDPSSHDFLLGLMGGSDPFSPDVHISVPEISSGVTAAPYPDQSSSSSLDSRADPAQHVDQSQYSHGPGPSHSAVLAAGSSSSPPHNEVHRQQTDGADSPDAHGNGRQTHLTDTNAVTDQPVSVSHPHTDLTAGGAVTSLQIDLTASGVELSHDVTESSPVILHTDSIDSFTVSGVYTHTDLVTVATDLTGTDTVSDSTGNPVAYSHPAVTDHMQTAGPVTEQFNTSGQGPEGAENVELEDTC; translated from the exons ATGCTGCCACC AAACCTGCTGATAGTGTCGCTGGCCGTGTTTCTGGCAACGACTGTATCCACGGCTCCTTTTGGGG agaaggagcaggaggaggtggaggtggaggccACTGAGGAGGGGGAGctgtctgaggaggaggagg GAGTCCTTGGTGGGCAGCAGaccaccacagcagcagctgctggaggtTCAG ATGTCAGTATTGCAGCAGGTGCTTCCTCCAACATCCAGGAACTGAGCA tttcaagcAGTCagtctgcaggaggaggagcacaTGATGGAACAGCAGGAAGCTCTGCAG GTTCACCAGGTTCAGCAGAAACAGAACCCTCTAGAGTATCTGCTGATCTGTCTCAACCAGCAG GAGCCGATCGTCCAGTTGCTTCATCTCTAACAGAAACTAACG GTTCTGACGGAGTCGACTCCGCGTCCAACg GTAACGGACAAAAGCTGCTGAacggaggagggggagggggccAAGCTGACAGTCAGGCAG GTGTGTTGGATTCACTTGGGAACGGATTTCCTCACCTGGATTACACAGGTGAGTGTCCAG GAACAAATGACCCGTCCAGTCATGACTTCCTGCTTGGCCTCATGG GAGGAAGTGATCCATTCAGTCCAGATGTTCACATCAGTGTCCCAG AGATCAGTTCAGGTGTGACAGCAGCTCCTTATCCAGATCaaagcagcagctccagtcTGGACTCACGTGCAG ACCCTGCTCAGCACGTCGACCAATCACAGTACAGCCATGGCCCAGGACCCTCCCACTCTGCCGTCCTGGCAG CtggttcatcatcatcaccaccacacAATGAAGTTCACAGACAGCAGACAG ATGGAGCCGATTCACCCGATGCTCATG GAAATGGCCGACAGACTCACCTGACCGACACGAATGCAG TGACTGATCAACCTGTCTCCGTCAGCCATCCCCACACTGACCTCACAG caggtggagcagtgaCCAGTCTTCAAATTGACCTCACAG CTTCAGGTGTCGAACTGAGCCATGATGTCACAG AGTCATCCCCTGTTATCCTCCACACGGACTCCATAGACTCCTTCACAG tttcaggaGTTTACACCCACACAGACCTGGTTACCGTGGCAACAGATTTgacaggcacagacacag TTTCAGATTCAACAGGAAATCCAGTGGCCTACA GTCATCCAGCCGTGACAGATCATATGCAGACAGCTG GTCCGGTCACTGAACAGTTCAACACATCTGGTCAGGGTCCTGAAG GTGCAGAAAATGTGGAACTGGAGGATACCTGCTGA
- the si:ch211-80h18.1 gene encoding homeotic protein ocelliless isoform X3: protein MLPPNLLIVSLAVFLATTVSTAPFGEKEQEEVEVEATEEGELSEEEEDDDDSKSQDKIEGVLGGQQTTTAAAAGGSDVSIAAGASSNIQELSISSSQSAGGGAHDGTAGSSAGSPGSAETEPSRVSADLSQPAGADRPVASSLTETNGSDGVDSASNGNGQKLLNGGGGGGQADSQAGVLDSLGNGFPHLDYTGECPGTNDPSSHDFLLGLMGGSDPFSPDVHISVPEISSGVTAAPYPDQSSSSSLDSRADPAQHVDQSQYSHGPGPSHSAVLAAGSSSSPPHNEVHRQQTDGADSPDAHGNGRQTHLTDTNAVTDQPVSVSHPHTDLTAGGAVTSLQIDLTASGVELSHDVTESSPVILHTDSIDSFTVSGVYTHTDLVTVATDLTGTDTDSTGNPVAYSHPAVTDHMQTAGPVTEQFNTSGQGPEGAENVELEDTC, encoded by the exons ATGCTGCCACC AAACCTGCTGATAGTGTCGCTGGCCGTGTTTCTGGCAACGACTGTATCCACGGCTCCTTTTGGGG agaaggagcaggaggaggtggaggtggaggccACTGAGGAGGGGGAGctgtctgaggaggaggagg ATGATGATGACTCCAAAAGTCAGGATAAGATTGAGG GAGTCCTTGGTGGGCAGCAGaccaccacagcagcagctgctggaggtTCAG ATGTCAGTATTGCAGCAGGTGCTTCCTCCAACATCCAGGAACTGAGCA tttcaagcAGTCagtctgcaggaggaggagcacaTGATGGAACAGCAGGAAGCTCTGCAG GTTCACCAGGTTCAGCAGAAACAGAACCCTCTAGAGTATCTGCTGATCTGTCTCAACCAGCAG GAGCCGATCGTCCAGTTGCTTCATCTCTAACAGAAACTAACG GTTCTGACGGAGTCGACTCCGCGTCCAACg GTAACGGACAAAAGCTGCTGAacggaggagggggagggggccAAGCTGACAGTCAGGCAG GTGTGTTGGATTCACTTGGGAACGGATTTCCTCACCTGGATTACACAGGTGAGTGTCCAG GAACAAATGACCCGTCCAGTCATGACTTCCTGCTTGGCCTCATGG GAGGAAGTGATCCATTCAGTCCAGATGTTCACATCAGTGTCCCAG AGATCAGTTCAGGTGTGACAGCAGCTCCTTATCCAGATCaaagcagcagctccagtcTGGACTCACGTGCAG ACCCTGCTCAGCACGTCGACCAATCACAGTACAGCCATGGCCCAGGACCCTCCCACTCTGCCGTCCTGGCAG CtggttcatcatcatcaccaccacacAATGAAGTTCACAGACAGCAGACAG ATGGAGCCGATTCACCCGATGCTCATG GAAATGGCCGACAGACTCACCTGACCGACACGAATGCAG TGACTGATCAACCTGTCTCCGTCAGCCATCCCCACACTGACCTCACAG caggtggagcagtgaCCAGTCTTCAAATTGACCTCACAG CTTCAGGTGTCGAACTGAGCCATGATGTCACAG AGTCATCCCCTGTTATCCTCCACACGGACTCCATAGACTCCTTCACAG tttcaggaGTTTACACCCACACAGACCTGGTTACCGTGGCAACAGATTTgacaggcacagacacag ATTCAACAGGAAATCCAGTGGCCTACA GTCATCCAGCCGTGACAGATCATATGCAGACAGCTG GTCCGGTCACTGAACAGTTCAACACATCTGGTCAGGGTCCTGAAG GTGCAGAAAATGTGGAACTGGAGGATACCTGCTGA
- the si:ch211-80h18.1 gene encoding uncharacterized protein si:ch211-80h18.1 isoform X1: MLPPNLLIVSLAVFLATTVSTAPFGEKEQEEVEVEATEEGELSEEEEDDDDSKSQDKIEGVLGGQQTTTAAAAGGSDVSIAAGASSNIQELSISSSQSAGGGAHDGTAGSSAGSPGSAETEPSRVSADLSQPAGADRPVASSLTETNGSDGVDSASNGNGQKLLNGGGGGGQADSQAGVLDSLGNGFPHLDYTGECPGTNDPSSHDFLLGLMGGSDPFSPDVHISVPEISSGVTAAPYPDQSSSSSLDSRADPAQHVDQSQYSHGPGPSHSAVLAAGSSSSPPHNEVHRQQTDGADSPDAHGNGRQTHLTDTNAVTDQPVSVSHPHTDLTAGGAVTSLQIDLTASGVELSHDVTESSPVILHTDSIDSFTVSGVYTHTDLVTVATDLTGTDTVSDSTGNPVAYSHPAVTDHMQTAGPVTEQFNTSGQGPEGAENVELEDTC; encoded by the exons ATGCTGCCACC AAACCTGCTGATAGTGTCGCTGGCCGTGTTTCTGGCAACGACTGTATCCACGGCTCCTTTTGGGG agaaggagcaggaggaggtggaggtggaggccACTGAGGAGGGGGAGctgtctgaggaggaggagg ATGATGATGACTCCAAAAGTCAGGATAAGATTGAGG GAGTCCTTGGTGGGCAGCAGaccaccacagcagcagctgctggaggtTCAG ATGTCAGTATTGCAGCAGGTGCTTCCTCCAACATCCAGGAACTGAGCA tttcaagcAGTCagtctgcaggaggaggagcacaTGATGGAACAGCAGGAAGCTCTGCAG GTTCACCAGGTTCAGCAGAAACAGAACCCTCTAGAGTATCTGCTGATCTGTCTCAACCAGCAG GAGCCGATCGTCCAGTTGCTTCATCTCTAACAGAAACTAACG GTTCTGACGGAGTCGACTCCGCGTCCAACg GTAACGGACAAAAGCTGCTGAacggaggagggggagggggccAAGCTGACAGTCAGGCAG GTGTGTTGGATTCACTTGGGAACGGATTTCCTCACCTGGATTACACAGGTGAGTGTCCAG GAACAAATGACCCGTCCAGTCATGACTTCCTGCTTGGCCTCATGG GAGGAAGTGATCCATTCAGTCCAGATGTTCACATCAGTGTCCCAG AGATCAGTTCAGGTGTGACAGCAGCTCCTTATCCAGATCaaagcagcagctccagtcTGGACTCACGTGCAG ACCCTGCTCAGCACGTCGACCAATCACAGTACAGCCATGGCCCAGGACCCTCCCACTCTGCCGTCCTGGCAG CtggttcatcatcatcaccaccacacAATGAAGTTCACAGACAGCAGACAG ATGGAGCCGATTCACCCGATGCTCATG GAAATGGCCGACAGACTCACCTGACCGACACGAATGCAG TGACTGATCAACCTGTCTCCGTCAGCCATCCCCACACTGACCTCACAG caggtggagcagtgaCCAGTCTTCAAATTGACCTCACAG CTTCAGGTGTCGAACTGAGCCATGATGTCACAG AGTCATCCCCTGTTATCCTCCACACGGACTCCATAGACTCCTTCACAG tttcaggaGTTTACACCCACACAGACCTGGTTACCGTGGCAACAGATTTgacaggcacagacacag TTTCAGATTCAACAGGAAATCCAGTGGCCTACA GTCATCCAGCCGTGACAGATCATATGCAGACAGCTG GTCCGGTCACTGAACAGTTCAACACATCTGGTCAGGGTCCTGAAG GTGCAGAAAATGTGGAACTGGAGGATACCTGCTGA
- the si:ch211-80h18.1 gene encoding homeotic protein ocelliless isoform X6, whose translation MLPPNLLIVSLAVFLATTVSTAPFGEKEQEEVEVEATEEGELSEEEEDDDDSKSQDKIEGVLGGQQTTTAAAAGGSDVSIAAGASSNIQELSISSSQSAGGGAHDGTAGSSAGSPGSAETEPSRVSADLSQPAGADRPVASSLTETNGSDGVDSASNGNGQKLLNGGGGGGQADSQAGVLDSLGNGFPHLDYTGECPGTNDPSSHDFLLGLMGGSDPFSPDVHISVPEISSGVTAAPYPDQSSSSSLDSRADPAQHVDQSQYSHGPGPSHSAVLAAGSSSSPPHNEVHRQQTDGADSPDAHGNGRQTHLTDTNAVTDQPVSVSHPHTDLTAGGAVTSLQIDLTASGVELSHDVTESSPVILHTDSIDSFTVSGVYTHTDLVTVATDLTGTDTGHPAVTDHMQTAGPVTEQFNTSGQGPEGAENVELEDTC comes from the exons ATGCTGCCACC AAACCTGCTGATAGTGTCGCTGGCCGTGTTTCTGGCAACGACTGTATCCACGGCTCCTTTTGGGG agaaggagcaggaggaggtggaggtggaggccACTGAGGAGGGGGAGctgtctgaggaggaggagg ATGATGATGACTCCAAAAGTCAGGATAAGATTGAGG GAGTCCTTGGTGGGCAGCAGaccaccacagcagcagctgctggaggtTCAG ATGTCAGTATTGCAGCAGGTGCTTCCTCCAACATCCAGGAACTGAGCA tttcaagcAGTCagtctgcaggaggaggagcacaTGATGGAACAGCAGGAAGCTCTGCAG GTTCACCAGGTTCAGCAGAAACAGAACCCTCTAGAGTATCTGCTGATCTGTCTCAACCAGCAG GAGCCGATCGTCCAGTTGCTTCATCTCTAACAGAAACTAACG GTTCTGACGGAGTCGACTCCGCGTCCAACg GTAACGGACAAAAGCTGCTGAacggaggagggggagggggccAAGCTGACAGTCAGGCAG GTGTGTTGGATTCACTTGGGAACGGATTTCCTCACCTGGATTACACAGGTGAGTGTCCAG GAACAAATGACCCGTCCAGTCATGACTTCCTGCTTGGCCTCATGG GAGGAAGTGATCCATTCAGTCCAGATGTTCACATCAGTGTCCCAG AGATCAGTTCAGGTGTGACAGCAGCTCCTTATCCAGATCaaagcagcagctccagtcTGGACTCACGTGCAG ACCCTGCTCAGCACGTCGACCAATCACAGTACAGCCATGGCCCAGGACCCTCCCACTCTGCCGTCCTGGCAG CtggttcatcatcatcaccaccacacAATGAAGTTCACAGACAGCAGACAG ATGGAGCCGATTCACCCGATGCTCATG GAAATGGCCGACAGACTCACCTGACCGACACGAATGCAG TGACTGATCAACCTGTCTCCGTCAGCCATCCCCACACTGACCTCACAG caggtggagcagtgaCCAGTCTTCAAATTGACCTCACAG CTTCAGGTGTCGAACTGAGCCATGATGTCACAG AGTCATCCCCTGTTATCCTCCACACGGACTCCATAGACTCCTTCACAG tttcaggaGTTTACACCCACACAGACCTGGTTACCGTGGCAACAGATTTgacaggcacagacacag GTCATCCAGCCGTGACAGATCATATGCAGACAGCTG GTCCGGTCACTGAACAGTTCAACACATCTGGTCAGGGTCCTGAAG GTGCAGAAAATGTGGAACTGGAGGATACCTGCTGA
- the si:ch211-80h18.1 gene encoding homeotic protein ocelliless isoform X2, producing the protein MLPPNLLIVSLAVFLATTVSTAPFGEKEQEEVEVEATEEGELSEEEEDDDDSKSQDKIEGVLGGQQTTTAAAAGGSDVSIAAGASSNIQELSISSSQSAGGGAHDGTAGSSAGSPGSAETEPSRVSADLSQPAGADRPVASSLTETNGSDGVDSASNGNGQKLLNGGGGGGQADSQAGVLDSLGNGFPHLDYTGECPGTNDPSSHDFLLGLMGGSDPFSPDVHISVPEISSGVTAAPYPDQSSSSSLDSRADPAQHVDQSQYSHGPGPSHSAVLAAGSSSSPPHNEVHRQQTDGADSPDAHGNGRQTHLTDTNAVTDQPVSVSHPHTDLTGGAVTSLQIDLTASGVELSHDVTESSPVILHTDSIDSFTVSGVYTHTDLVTVATDLTGTDTVSDSTGNPVAYSHPAVTDHMQTAGPVTEQFNTSGQGPEGAENVELEDTC; encoded by the exons ATGCTGCCACC AAACCTGCTGATAGTGTCGCTGGCCGTGTTTCTGGCAACGACTGTATCCACGGCTCCTTTTGGGG agaaggagcaggaggaggtggaggtggaggccACTGAGGAGGGGGAGctgtctgaggaggaggagg ATGATGATGACTCCAAAAGTCAGGATAAGATTGAGG GAGTCCTTGGTGGGCAGCAGaccaccacagcagcagctgctggaggtTCAG ATGTCAGTATTGCAGCAGGTGCTTCCTCCAACATCCAGGAACTGAGCA tttcaagcAGTCagtctgcaggaggaggagcacaTGATGGAACAGCAGGAAGCTCTGCAG GTTCACCAGGTTCAGCAGAAACAGAACCCTCTAGAGTATCTGCTGATCTGTCTCAACCAGCAG GAGCCGATCGTCCAGTTGCTTCATCTCTAACAGAAACTAACG GTTCTGACGGAGTCGACTCCGCGTCCAACg GTAACGGACAAAAGCTGCTGAacggaggagggggagggggccAAGCTGACAGTCAGGCAG GTGTGTTGGATTCACTTGGGAACGGATTTCCTCACCTGGATTACACAGGTGAGTGTCCAG GAACAAATGACCCGTCCAGTCATGACTTCCTGCTTGGCCTCATGG GAGGAAGTGATCCATTCAGTCCAGATGTTCACATCAGTGTCCCAG AGATCAGTTCAGGTGTGACAGCAGCTCCTTATCCAGATCaaagcagcagctccagtcTGGACTCACGTGCAG ACCCTGCTCAGCACGTCGACCAATCACAGTACAGCCATGGCCCAGGACCCTCCCACTCTGCCGTCCTGGCAG CtggttcatcatcatcaccaccacacAATGAAGTTCACAGACAGCAGACAG ATGGAGCCGATTCACCCGATGCTCATG GAAATGGCCGACAGACTCACCTGACCGACACGAATGCAG TGACTGATCAACCTGTCTCCGTCAGCCATCCCCACACTGACCTCACAG gtggagcagtgaCCAGTCTTCAAATTGACCTCACAG CTTCAGGTGTCGAACTGAGCCATGATGTCACAG AGTCATCCCCTGTTATCCTCCACACGGACTCCATAGACTCCTTCACAG tttcaggaGTTTACACCCACACAGACCTGGTTACCGTGGCAACAGATTTgacaggcacagacacag TTTCAGATTCAACAGGAAATCCAGTGGCCTACA GTCATCCAGCCGTGACAGATCATATGCAGACAGCTG GTCCGGTCACTGAACAGTTCAACACATCTGGTCAGGGTCCTGAAG GTGCAGAAAATGTGGAACTGGAGGATACCTGCTGA
- the si:ch211-80h18.1 gene encoding homeotic protein ocelliless isoform X5 produces the protein MLPPNLLIVSLAVFLATTVSTAPFGEKEQEEVEVEATEEGELSEEEEDDDDSKSQDKIEGVLGGQQTTTAAAAGGSDVSIAAGASSNIQELSISSSQSAGGGAHDGTAGSSAGSPGSAETEPSRVSADLSQPAGADRPVASSLTETNGSDGVDSASNGNGQKLLNGGGGGGQADSQAGVLDSLGNGFPHLDYTGECPGTNDPSSHDFLLGLMGGSDPFSPDVHISVPEISSGVTAAPYPDQSSSSSLDSRADPAQHVDQSQYSHGPGPSHSAVLAAGSSSSPPHNEVHRQQTGNGRQTHLTDTNAVTDQPVSVSHPHTDLTAGGAVTSLQIDLTASGVELSHDVTESSPVILHTDSIDSFTVSGVYTHTDLVTVATDLTGTDTVSDSTGNPVAYSHPAVTDHMQTAGPVTEQFNTSGQGPEGAENVELEDTC, from the exons ATGCTGCCACC AAACCTGCTGATAGTGTCGCTGGCCGTGTTTCTGGCAACGACTGTATCCACGGCTCCTTTTGGGG agaaggagcaggaggaggtggaggtggaggccACTGAGGAGGGGGAGctgtctgaggaggaggagg ATGATGATGACTCCAAAAGTCAGGATAAGATTGAGG GAGTCCTTGGTGGGCAGCAGaccaccacagcagcagctgctggaggtTCAG ATGTCAGTATTGCAGCAGGTGCTTCCTCCAACATCCAGGAACTGAGCA tttcaagcAGTCagtctgcaggaggaggagcacaTGATGGAACAGCAGGAAGCTCTGCAG GTTCACCAGGTTCAGCAGAAACAGAACCCTCTAGAGTATCTGCTGATCTGTCTCAACCAGCAG GAGCCGATCGTCCAGTTGCTTCATCTCTAACAGAAACTAACG GTTCTGACGGAGTCGACTCCGCGTCCAACg GTAACGGACAAAAGCTGCTGAacggaggagggggagggggccAAGCTGACAGTCAGGCAG GTGTGTTGGATTCACTTGGGAACGGATTTCCTCACCTGGATTACACAGGTGAGTGTCCAG GAACAAATGACCCGTCCAGTCATGACTTCCTGCTTGGCCTCATGG GAGGAAGTGATCCATTCAGTCCAGATGTTCACATCAGTGTCCCAG AGATCAGTTCAGGTGTGACAGCAGCTCCTTATCCAGATCaaagcagcagctccagtcTGGACTCACGTGCAG ACCCTGCTCAGCACGTCGACCAATCACAGTACAGCCATGGCCCAGGACCCTCCCACTCTGCCGTCCTGGCAG CtggttcatcatcatcaccaccacacAATGAAGTTCACAGACAGCAGACAG GAAATGGCCGACAGACTCACCTGACCGACACGAATGCAG TGACTGATCAACCTGTCTCCGTCAGCCATCCCCACACTGACCTCACAG caggtggagcagtgaCCAGTCTTCAAATTGACCTCACAG CTTCAGGTGTCGAACTGAGCCATGATGTCACAG AGTCATCCCCTGTTATCCTCCACACGGACTCCATAGACTCCTTCACAG tttcaggaGTTTACACCCACACAGACCTGGTTACCGTGGCAACAGATTTgacaggcacagacacag TTTCAGATTCAACAGGAAATCCAGTGGCCTACA GTCATCCAGCCGTGACAGATCATATGCAGACAGCTG GTCCGGTCACTGAACAGTTCAACACATCTGGTCAGGGTCCTGAAG GTGCAGAAAATGTGGAACTGGAGGATACCTGCTGA
- the si:ch211-80h18.1 gene encoding uncharacterized protein si:ch211-80h18.1 isoform X4 produces MLPPNLLIVSLAVFLATTVSTAPFGEKEQEEVEVEATEEGELSEEEEDDDDSKSQDKIEGVLGGQQTTTAAAAGGSDVSIAAGASSNIQELSISSSQSAGGGAHDGTAGSSAGSPGSAETEPSRVSADLSQPAGADRPVASSLTETNGSDGVDSASNGNGQKLLNGGGGGGQADSQAGVLDSLGNGFPHLDYTGTNDPSSHDFLLGLMGGSDPFSPDVHISVPEISSGVTAAPYPDQSSSSSLDSRADPAQHVDQSQYSHGPGPSHSAVLAAGSSSSPPHNEVHRQQTDGADSPDAHGNGRQTHLTDTNAVTDQPVSVSHPHTDLTAGGAVTSLQIDLTASGVELSHDVTESSPVILHTDSIDSFTVSGVYTHTDLVTVATDLTGTDTVSDSTGNPVAYSHPAVTDHMQTAGPVTEQFNTSGQGPEGAENVELEDTC; encoded by the exons ATGCTGCCACC AAACCTGCTGATAGTGTCGCTGGCCGTGTTTCTGGCAACGACTGTATCCACGGCTCCTTTTGGGG agaaggagcaggaggaggtggaggtggaggccACTGAGGAGGGGGAGctgtctgaggaggaggagg ATGATGATGACTCCAAAAGTCAGGATAAGATTGAGG GAGTCCTTGGTGGGCAGCAGaccaccacagcagcagctgctggaggtTCAG ATGTCAGTATTGCAGCAGGTGCTTCCTCCAACATCCAGGAACTGAGCA tttcaagcAGTCagtctgcaggaggaggagcacaTGATGGAACAGCAGGAAGCTCTGCAG GTTCACCAGGTTCAGCAGAAACAGAACCCTCTAGAGTATCTGCTGATCTGTCTCAACCAGCAG GAGCCGATCGTCCAGTTGCTTCATCTCTAACAGAAACTAACG GTTCTGACGGAGTCGACTCCGCGTCCAACg GTAACGGACAAAAGCTGCTGAacggaggagggggagggggccAAGCTGACAGTCAGGCAG GTGTGTTGGATTCACTTGGGAACGGATTTCCTCACCTGGATTACACAG GAACAAATGACCCGTCCAGTCATGACTTCCTGCTTGGCCTCATGG GAGGAAGTGATCCATTCAGTCCAGATGTTCACATCAGTGTCCCAG AGATCAGTTCAGGTGTGACAGCAGCTCCTTATCCAGATCaaagcagcagctccagtcTGGACTCACGTGCAG ACCCTGCTCAGCACGTCGACCAATCACAGTACAGCCATGGCCCAGGACCCTCCCACTCTGCCGTCCTGGCAG CtggttcatcatcatcaccaccacacAATGAAGTTCACAGACAGCAGACAG ATGGAGCCGATTCACCCGATGCTCATG GAAATGGCCGACAGACTCACCTGACCGACACGAATGCAG TGACTGATCAACCTGTCTCCGTCAGCCATCCCCACACTGACCTCACAG caggtggagcagtgaCCAGTCTTCAAATTGACCTCACAG CTTCAGGTGTCGAACTGAGCCATGATGTCACAG AGTCATCCCCTGTTATCCTCCACACGGACTCCATAGACTCCTTCACAG tttcaggaGTTTACACCCACACAGACCTGGTTACCGTGGCAACAGATTTgacaggcacagacacag TTTCAGATTCAACAGGAAATCCAGTGGCCTACA GTCATCCAGCCGTGACAGATCATATGCAGACAGCTG GTCCGGTCACTGAACAGTTCAACACATCTGGTCAGGGTCCTGAAG GTGCAGAAAATGTGGAACTGGAGGATACCTGCTGA